A DNA window from Trypanosoma brucei brucei TREU927 chromosome 11 chr11_scaffold01 genomic scaffold, whole genome shotgun sequence contains the following coding sequences:
- a CDS encoding uncharacterized protein (AAA ATPase domain), producing MVVTRSQTKLSAQLHTGDAGPHTTNANKFSNFITNAPQTPPREEPLGRGCRIPRPAAPTYDSLYVSEALTRRSKQPAVQELQINTRYPERDAAKRAVTKLSDTLELLDGSGAGPSESSDDSDGNDRCAMHTDGTPTRKVPHGRFRCNGTPGKVVTRKRDRDESVDSSITDESLRRGSPEEEAGGLLFEHSSLDLSSEEPLSDCEVQRAKKNAKVCVSKNKPINHYLSAEIKETSLEDKKGLFGASRGSRQRRTEDVLLGLSGADDAAHRREPGLSKEGNNNALGDITPLNLDTSVTFEKVGGLSGHIVLLREMVLLPLMYPGMLQAMSLSPPRGVLFVGPPGTGKTLMARALANEGMLHANQKITFFMRKGADILSKWVGEAERQLILLFEEAKRQQPSIIFFDELDGLVPVRHAKAEQSQAALVATLLALIDGLDDRGRVVVIGATNRPDTIDPALRRPGRFDRELYFPLPDGAARRHILDIVTKPMLPADRLDREEILQELTDRCAGWTGAEIQAVCTEAGLNRLRTALPQIYTTSKKLQIPEGALIVQREDFFIAAHRVKNSARRVTTAVGDGLDEHLEHLLNSTRCKLLSFVAARWPSASTALAKEKRDCSNSADAVRELSSFPISNVAHPFLLFLTTEAVGCATDREDSEFAVQKAAIALTKGLPSIRAFTLYLPHLVVDRDASGLLGVRTTGDLGPLSGNLTCGEGGDDLRDSNRFDTGHIYSCIAAVRRCSGPSLVILKGLEEWLADHAPEVDASFGCGNKCGIGRSNDVDNLCYYLNCLRDTDALIIAPTVRRDVSSTFFAGNRLSIQLRTAVCEVPCTPSDDDLRRFLSYLLRVVDLALKTSAPINLQELPEDLSPPPPLSPKQVRAAWLDEVDLWRRVDFRRRQLRHVLTKWVGQYINNKKFSVFVSRNLDLTPTHDLYNHWQQHTNGRQISLSDVMMKLENEEYTSLSQYNNDIDMLVNNVRSFFRTVSAFDLRYRVRASELKELTVLNLYKINRAVVSFCEKHKDLVMPGAPPPCSTADKALQEPPKTPQRGTTGATPTQRKKPRYYGMRRRRRPANRGGRSCQKKAPVENVERDQPREAEIDVLGSSGSRDDNHDREEKARRKTENMEVEVKKMVEEEMVEVDGAPVDESIPRRLEVELPQQCDIAGLAPEDGEGTEHAAEHHSPDGTYGSADEWMGVMLLKLRGFSFLRLHLVMQAAMRLLESEVQMRRVRGEHQQTTEFEPASSSREVSPFKSSMTFCSWMLLKAVQEVEVVSSNG from the coding sequence ATGGTTGTGACCCGCTCCCAAACGAAATTAAGCGCACAACTCCACACTGGTGACGCCGGCCCACACACTACTAATGCCAACAAATTTTCTAACTTCATAACCAATGCACCCCAAACCCCGCCACGGGAAGAACCTCTTGGGCGCGGTTGCCGTATTCCGCGACCGGCGGCCCCAACATATGACTCTCTGTATGTCTCTGAGGCGCTGACACGGCGGTCTAAACAGCCTGCTGTACAGGAACTCCAAATCAACACTCGCTATCCCGAGAGGGATGCGGCCAAGCGGGCGGTGACCAAACTGAGTGACACACTGGAGTTGCTTGATGGGAGTGGGGCGGGACCGTCCGAGTCATCGGATGACAGCGACGGCAACGACAGATGTGCTATGCATACGGATGGAACCCCCACTCGGAAGGTGCCGCATGGCAGATTCAGGTGTAATGGTACTCCGGGTAAAGTTGTGACACGCAAACGGGATCGCGACGAGTCCGTTGACTCTTCCATCACAGATGAGTCTCTTCGTCGGGGCTCACCCGAAGAGGAGGCTGGAGGTTTATTATTCGAGCACTCGTCCTTGGACCTATCCTCGGAAGAACCACTGAGCGACTGTGAGGTGCAGCGGGCGAAGAAAAACGCTAAGGTGTGCGTAAGCAAGAACAAACCCATCAATCACTACCTCAGCGCCGAAATAAAGGAAACCTCACTGGAAGACAAGAAGGGGTTGTTCGGGGCATCGCGCGGAAGCCGTCAGCGCCGTACAGAAGATGTTTTGTTGGGATTGAGTGGGGCTGACGATGCCGCCCACCGCCGCGAACCGGGTCTCTCAAAAGAGGGCAATAACAATGCACTTGGGGATATCACACCACTGAATCTTGACACATCTGTTACTTTTGAGAAGGTTGGAGGTCTTTCTGGACACATTGTGTTGTTACGTGAAATGGTTCTGTTACCACTGATGTACCCAGGAATGTTGCAGGCGATGAGTCTCTCCCCTCCACGAGGTGTGCTCTTTGTTGGCCCACCGGGAACGGGGAAAACTCTCATGGCGCGAGCGCTCGCCAATGAGGGTATGCTCCATGCCAACCAAAAAATAACATTTTTCATGCGTAAGGGAGCTGATATCCTTTCCAAATGGGTTGGAGAAGCAGAGCGGCAGCTAATTCTTCTGTTTGAGGAGGCCAAGCGCCAGCAACCAAGCATAATATTCTTCGACGAGTTGGACGGCCTCGTTCCCGTAAGGCACGCAAAGGCAGAGCAATCGCAAGCTGCCCTTGTCGCTACTCTGCTGGCGCTCATTGACGGCCTCGATGACCGTGGCCGAGTTGTCGTGATTGGCGCTACCAACCGGCCGGACACAATCGACCCTGCACTTCGACGCCCCGGGCGCTTCGATCGTGAACTGTACTTTCCCCTACCCGATGGAGCCGCCAGGCGGCATATCCTCGATATTGTGACGAAACCTATGCTGCCCGCTGACCGCCTTGATCGGGAGGAGATTCTGCAGGAGCTCACCGACCGGTGCGCAGGATGGACAGGGGCTGAGATACAGGCGGTGTGTACGGAGGCAGGTCTGAATCGGTTGCGCACGGCACTGCCACAGATCTACACCACCAGCAAGAAGTTACAAATCCCCGAAGGTGCTTTGATTGTTCAGCGGGAAGATTTTTTTATCGCCGCGCACCGGGTGAAAAATTCCGCAAGACGCGTGACGACTGCTGTAGGCGATGGTCTTGATGAGCATCTTGAGCATCTGCTCAACAGTACGCGATGCAAGTTATTGTCATTTGTCGCAGCGAGGTGGCCGAGTGCTTCGACTGCCCTTGCAAAGGAGAAGAGAGACTGTAGCAACTCCGCTGATGCAGTACGGGAGCTGAGCAGTTTTCCAATAAGTAACGTGGCGCACccctttctgctttttctcaCAACGGAAGCTGTCGGTTGTGCAACGGACCGTGAGGACTCTGAGTTTGCCGTACAGAAGGCAGCTATTGCTCTTACGAAGGGACTGCCGTCGATTCGAGCTTTCACGCTTTATCTTCCGCATCTCGTGGTGGACCGTGACGCTTCGGGGTTGTTAGGTGTTCGAACCACGGGCGACCTTGGCCCACTCAGTGGTAACCTCACCTGCGGTGAGGGAGGAGACGATCTCAGAGACAGCAATCGTTTCGACACAGGCCACATTTATAGTTGCATCGCGGCTGTGAGGCGCTGCAGCGGCCCCTCGCTGGTGATTCTGAAAGGCTTGGAGGAGTGGCTGGCCGATCACGCCCCCGAGGTCGACGCAAGTTTCGGATGTGGGAACAAATGCGGCATCGGGCGCTCAAACGATGTGGATAACCTTTGCTACTACCTAAACTGCCTGCGCGACACGGATGCACTCATTATTGCACCCACTGTTCGACGCGATGTgtcctccaccttctttgCCGGCAATCGCCTTAGTATACAGTTGCGTACGGCTGTGTGCGAGGTGCCGTGCACGCCGTCGGATGATGACCTACGTCGCTTCTTGAGTTATCTTCTCCGTGTGGTGGACCTTGCGCTAAAAACATCCGCGCCCATTAATTTACAAGAGCTTCCCGAAGATCTGTCGCCACCACCTCCGCTATCGCCAAAACAAGTGCGTGCGGCGTGGCTTGATGAAGTGGACTTGTGGCGTCGTGTGGATTTTCGCAGGCGCCAGTTGCGTCACGTACTTACAAAGTGGGTGGGACAGTatataaacaacaaaaagtttTCTGTGTTCGTCAGTCGGAACCTCGACCTGACCCCGACCCATGACCTTTACAACCACTggcaacaacacacaaatggAAGACAGATTAGTCTTTCGGATGTGATGATGAAACTTGAAAACGAGGAGTATACTAGCTTATCGCAATATAACAATGACATTGATATGTTAGTTAACAATGTAAGATCGTTTTTCCGCACAGTGTCAGCCTTCGATCTACGGTATCGCGTACGCGCTTCCGAGCTTAAAGAGCTGACTGTGCTCAATCTTTACAAGATCAATCGTGCTGTTGTCTCTTTCTGCGAGAAACACAAGGACCTTGTAATGCCTGGTGCCCCGCCGCCATGTTCTACCGCTGATAAGGCGCTGCAAGAACCACCCAAAACACCGCAGAGAGGGACAACCGGCGCTACTCCAACGCAGAGGAAGAAGCCCAGATATTATGGCATGAGACGACGTCGCCGTCCGGCAAACCGCGGTGGTCGATCTTGCCAAAAGAAAGCGCCAGTTGAAAATGTGGAGCGTGATCAACCACGCGAGGCGGAGATAGACGTGCTGGGCAGCAGCGGTAGCCGCGACGACAACCATGACCGAGAGGAGAAAGCTAGAAGGAAGACGGAGAACATGGAGGTGGAAGTCAAAAAAATGGTCGAAGAGGAAATGGTGGAAGTAGACGGGGCACCTGTGGATGAAAGTATTCCCAGACGCCTGGAGGTAGAGCTTCCACAGCAGTGTGACATCGCGGGACTCGCACCTGAAGACGGCGAAGGCACCGAACACGCGGCGGAACACCACTCACCTGATGGAACATACGGCAGTGCGGATGAATGGATGGGTGTCATGCTCCTAAAGTTAAGGGGGTTTTCATTCCTGCGGCTACACCTTGTCATGCAGGCGGCCATGCGTCTGTTGGAGAGTGAGGTTCAGATGAGGCGTGTGCGGGGAGAACATCAGCAGACCACGGAATTTGAACCGGCATCGTCCTCGCGTGAGGTTTCTCCCTTCAAGTCGTCCATGACCTTTTGTTCTTGGATGCTTTTGAAGGCTGTgcaggaggtggaggtggtaAGCTCAAACGGATGA
- a CDS encoding 60S ribosomal protein L24, putative codes for MRIEQCSFCGAPIYPGHGQMFVRNDCKIFRFCASKCRKNFGMKRNPMKLKWTKTFRKANGKELAVDSTMDFEQRRHVPVKYNRELLHNTLKVMKRVERIKQSRQEALWERRMERAHLQERRDAASALKHNIDWIEDTEVKHKARDDLVAVQQEAEVKKQQRREAARKRAQKRREMERAAGAPTNTSVKSRH; via the coding sequence ATGAGGATTGAGCAGTGTTCATTCTGCGGTGCACCGATATACCCCGGTCATGGTCAGATGTTTGTGCGCAATGATTGTAAAATATTTCGTTTCTGCGCCTCCAAGTGCCGAAAGAACTTTGGTATGAAGCGTAACCCAATGAAGCTCAAATGGACCAAGACGTTTCGTAAAGCCAATGGCAAGGAACTTGCCGTAGATAGCACGATGGACTTTGAGCAGCGTCGCCACGTCCCCGTTAAGTATAACCGGGAGCTGCTTCATAACACCTTGAAGGTTATGAAACGTGTGGAGCGCATTAAGCAGAGTCGACAAGAGGCGCTTTGGGAGCGGCGTATGGAGAGGGCACACCTGCAAGAGCGCCGTGACGCCGCGTCTGCACTTAAGCACAACATTGATTGGATTGAGGACACGGAGGTTAAACACAAGGCGCGTGATGATCTTGTGGCGGTGCAGCAGGAGGCAGAAGtgaagaagcagcagcgacgCGAGGCCGCACGTAAGCGAGCGCAGAAGCGGCGGGAGATGGAGAGGGCCGCCGGTGCCCCCACAAATACTTCCGTGAAGAGTCGTCACTGA